A window of Micrococcus endophyticus contains these coding sequences:
- the rpsD gene encoding 30S ribosomal protein S4, with protein MAGRPGSSPLDPCASTETDPRDKPHPCRTSRKVRTTMSGNLRTRRTVRHSRALGIALTPKAEKYMERRPYGPGQHGRARRKQDSDYAVRLKEKQRLRAQYNIREAQMRRYFEEAKRTAGLTGENLVELLEMRLDALVLRAGFARTIQQARQLVVHRHIMVDGKRVDIPSFRVKEGQMIHVHERSEKMVPFQLAAAGAHQQVLPATPGYLTVEIDKLRATLTRRPKRSEVPVTCEEQLVVEYYAR; from the coding sequence ATCGCGGGGAGGCCAGGTTCGAGTCCCCTTGACCCGTGCGCGAGCACGGAGACGGACCCTCGAGACAAACCCCATCCGTGCCGCACGTCAAGGAAAGTGAGGACCACCATGAGTGGCAACCTTCGCACCCGCCGCACCGTCCGGCACTCGCGCGCCCTGGGCATCGCCCTGACCCCCAAGGCCGAGAAGTACATGGAGCGCCGCCCGTACGGCCCCGGCCAGCACGGCCGCGCCCGTCGCAAGCAGGACTCCGACTACGCGGTGCGCCTGAAGGAGAAGCAGCGTCTGCGCGCTCAGTACAACATCCGCGAGGCGCAGATGCGTCGCTACTTCGAGGAGGCCAAGCGCACCGCCGGCCTGACCGGTGAGAACCTGGTCGAGCTCCTCGAGATGCGCCTGGACGCCCTCGTGCTGCGCGCCGGCTTCGCCCGCACCATCCAGCAGGCCCGCCAGCTCGTCGTGCACCGCCACATCATGGTGGACGGCAAGCGCGTGGACATCCCCTCGTTCCGCGTGAAGGAGGGCCAGATGATCCACGTGCACGAGCGCTCGGAGAAGATGGTGCCCTTCCAGCTGGCCGCCGCCGGCGCGCACCAGCAGGTCCTGCCCGCCACCCCGGGCTACCTGACCGTGGAGATCGATAAGCTCCGCGCCACCCTGACGCGTCGCCCGAAGCGCTCCGAGGTCCCCGTGACCTGCGAGGAGCAGCTCGTGGTCGAGTACTACGCGCGCTGA